One Candidatus Angelobacter sp. DNA window includes the following coding sequences:
- a CDS encoding acetylxylan esterase, giving the protein WAWGVSRAVDYLVTDKSIDPKEIAVVGHSRNGKAALVAAAFDERIALAIPLQAGCGGTAPSRGKIGESVKQINDHFPHWFNAEFKNFNEQPDKLPFDQHSLIALCAPRPVLLPNATEDTWANPPGQFEMLQAAEPVYRLLQAGGLDATQMPEVGKLVDSTLGYYIRPGKHSMTKDDWRVFLDFADKHFGAPGR; this is encoded by the coding sequence TGGGCCTGGGGTGTGTCACGCGCCGTGGACTACCTGGTAACCGACAAGTCGATCGACCCGAAAGAAATCGCAGTCGTGGGACACTCGCGCAACGGCAAAGCGGCCCTGGTCGCGGCGGCGTTTGACGAGCGAATCGCACTGGCGATACCGCTCCAGGCCGGCTGCGGCGGCACGGCGCCAAGTCGGGGCAAAATCGGCGAATCTGTGAAGCAGATCAACGACCATTTTCCGCATTGGTTCAATGCCGAGTTCAAGAATTTCAACGAGCAGCCGGACAAATTGCCGTTCGATCAACACTCCTTGATTGCTCTGTGTGCTCCGCGTCCTGTTCTTCTGCCGAACGCGACTGAAGACACCTGGGCGAATCCACCGGGTCAGTTTGAAATGCTCCAGGCTGCGGAGCCCGTCTATCGCCTGCTCCAGGCCGGTGGCCTGGATGCGACTCAAATGCCCGAGGTCGGAAAGCTGGTCGATAGCACGCTTGGATATTATATCCGCCCGGGCAAACATTCGATGACCAAAGACGACTGGAGGGTTTTCCTCGACTTCGCTGACAAACATTTTGGAGCGCCCGGTCGATGA